The sequence GGGTTTTGTGGGGTAGTGCTAGTGAAAAAACGCCTTTTTTTAAAACTAAAAATCATATCTATTTGGGTTTTAGGCTAGGCACAGGGGCTGATACACGCACGAGCATGTGGCAACAAGCCTATAAAGACAACCCTACTTGCCCTAATGGCGTGTGTTATGGCGAGAAAATAGAAGCCCATTATGAAGGGGGCGAAGACTTTTCTAAGAATTTGTCCTATCAAAAAATGTCTTATCAAAACTTGTCTTATACTGGTCAAATAGGCGATGAGATAGCCATTGATAAATACCGTATTTTAGGCTTAAGGGTGTGGGGAGATATAGAATACGCTAAGGCTCAATTAGGTCAAAAAGTGGGGGGGGATACCCTTTTATCTCAAGCGAATTATGACCCAAGCACCATTAAAACTTACGATCCTACTTCAAACACTCAAAGCCCTTTAGTCTTGCAAAAAACCCCAAGCCCCCAAGACTTCCTTTTCAATAACGGGCATTTCATGTCGTTTGGCTTGAATGTGAATGTGTTTGTTAATCTCCCCATAGACACTCTTTTAAAACTCGCCTTAAAAACAGAAAAAATGCTGTTTTTTAAAATAGGCGTGTTTGGTGGGGGTGGGGTGGAATACGCCGTGTTGTGGAGCCCTAATTATCAAAACCAAAACACCAAGCAAGAGGATAAATTTTTTGCCGCAGGTG comes from Helicobacter acinonychis and encodes:
- a CDS encoding outer membrane beta-barrel protein, yielding MGRIESKKRLRAVIFLASLGVLWGSASEKTPFFKTKNHIYLGFRLGTGADTRTSMWQQAYKDNPTCPNGVCYGEKIEAHYEGGEDFSKNLSYQKMSYQNLSYTGQIGDEIAIDKYRILGLRVWGDIEYAKAQLGQKVGGDTLLSQANYDPSTIKTYDPTSNTQSPLVLQKTPSPQDFLFNNGHFMSFGLNVNVFVNLPIDTLLKLALKTEKMLFFKIGVFGGGGVEYAVLWSPNYQNQNTKQEDKFFAAGGGFFVNFGGSLYIGKHNRFNVGLKIPYYSLSAQSWKNFGSSNVWQEQTIRQNFSVFRNKEVFVSYAFLF